Sequence from the Bacillota bacterium genome:
TAAATCCTTATTTTCCAGGGCCAATGTCAGCGCATGAATAACTTCTTCGGCTTTTTCAAGGGATAGCATATGTGGAAAAGCAAAGTGCGACATATTACGGGCGACACGTATACGGCTACTGATCACAATGTCGTTTTCCGGTCCGGAACCTGCCATCCAATTACTATAAGCCCTGCTAACTGTGTCCTTAAGAGCCATTTGCTATCCCTCCTGTTCTAAACGCTTTTCCACGTCCCTTATTGAATCCCGTAATTGGGCCGCACGTTCAAATTCCTCGGCTTCAACCGCCTGCCTTAATTGGTTACGCAGCGATTCAATCTCTTTAACCAATTTAACTCGGTCACTGGACCTTTCAGGCAATTTGCCGTTGTGTTCGTTTGTACCGTGGATCCGCTTTACCAACGAATCTAAAGTATGCTTAAAACTTTCGTAGCACTCACCACATCCCAGCAACCCGCGCCGGGCAAATTCTTTTTCCGATAGCCCGCAAACCTCACAGCTAAGGTCTTTGGTGGCAGTTTTGGTAAAACTCCCGGGCCCCACATTATGACCCATTAAACCACCTAGAAAATTGTGAAAGTTAATCTGAGGCATAAAACTAAAGCCTTCAGGCTGCAACTCACTGGCACAAGACTCACATAAATGCATTTCCCTTTTTTTGCCATTGATAACTTCAGTAAAATGAACAGCAGCCTCATTCTCATGGCATTTTTCGCAAAGCACAATATACACCCCCAATGGCTAGCAATCCTTAAGAACGGTAATTAAGATATTTTTTAATATATTCGCTCGCAGTTGGTCTCTGGCAGGCAGTCCCAGGAGTAATACCTGCCTGCTTATTGCAGTCTTGATAATGGCTGCCTCACGATCTGAGAGCACTCCCTCACTCCCGAGCCTATCAATAATCCCCCGGGCAGGCTGTTCCGCTATGGCATTCCCTACAAAACTACAAATTTCTTGGATTACATTTAGTTCCTCGGAGAAAGGAACTTTTTTTATTCGAACATAACCACCGCCGCCGCGGCGGCTTTCAACAATGTAACCCCGCTCAATGCTAAACCTTGTTGATAAAACATAATTTATTTGGGACGGAACACAGCTAAACTTCACAGCCAGTTCATTTCTTTGAATTTCAATATGCCCACTTTCACTTCCCGCTAACATATCCTTTAAGTATCTTTCTATTAATGCACTTATGCTTCCCATTAAATAAAGATCACTCCCCGGCAGGCATCTTATCTTACTTTAACTTTGACTTTGTCTTACCTTAACCAAAGTATACCACTGACCTGGTTGTTTTATGCAACAACCAAAATCAACGATATAAAGTCATATAGTGAAAACATATTTTATTT
This genomic interval carries:
- a CDS encoding CtsR family transcriptional regulator, coding for MGSISALIERYLKDMLAGSESGHIEIQRNELAVKFSCVPSQINYVLSTRFSIERGYIVESRRGGGGYVRIKKVPFSEELNVIQEICSFVGNAIAEQPARGIIDRLGSEGVLSDREAAIIKTAISRQVLLLGLPARDQLRANILKNILITVLKDC